AGCGTGACGCCCCGCGGCGCTCCGGTTTGGGTCCGGGTCACGGTCCTACCTGTTCCGGTCCTCTGCTGAGCTGCGGCTCGGAGCGTCTCGGCGCCGGCGAGGAGCGGGCTTCTGCACTCTGAGTTCGCCTTCAGCCTGAgggagaggtcaaaggtcagtggGCCGGTCCGGTTCGGAGTCGTTTGAAGAACAGAAAATCTGAGAGATGTTGTCGTTTCTCTGAGATTTAAAAACCCGAGCAGAGCCGTCGCTACGGCAACAACAAGCTATTTAACATCTTCAGTGTTGAACCGTCTGCGTGTCGATTCTCTCATCTAGTTGATTTAGAACCGAAtacagaaccagtcagaaccagcagtACCGACCCGAGGCATGGTCAGAACCAGGTGTCCGGTGGTCTGGGAGCGCCGTGCCGTCGAGCTGTCGGGCTTCACCTCCGCAGGAAGAACCACCTGGAACATCTGCAAGGTCAATAATTCAGAACCGTAATTAGTGAGATTAATGCAGCGACCCGGTTCTGGCGCCGACCCGGTGGATTCAATGATGAAATGTTTGCTGCAGGAAGGACCGGaggctctgcagctgctggatgaTCATGTTTGGTGTTTGGTGTCTCTGACTGAGGCGTTAGTGGAGGTTAAAGCGCTGCAGAGGTTTCACATGATGACGTCATCAACCAGAGACGCTCTGCAGAGGTTTCACNNNNNNNNNNNNNNNNNNNNNNNNNNNNNNNNNNNNNNNNNNNNNNNNNNNNNNNNNNNNNNNNNNNNNNNNNNNNNNNNNNNNNNNNNNNNNNNNNNNNNNNNNNNNNNNNNNNNNNNNNNNNNNNNNNNNNNNNNNNNNNNNNNNNNNNNNNNNNNNNNNNNNNNNNNNNNNNNNNNNNNNNNNNNNNNNNNNNNNNNNNNNNNNNNNNNNNNNNNNNNNNNNNNNNNNNNNNNNNNNNNNNNNNNNNNNNNNNNNNNNNNNNNNNNNNNNNNNNNNNNNNNNNNNNNNNNNNNNNNNNNNNNNNNNNNNNNNNNNNNNNNNNNNNNNNNNNNNNNNNNNNNNNNNNNNNNNNNNNNNNNNNNNNNNNNNNNNNNNNNNNNNNNNNNNNNNNNNNNNNNNNNNNNNNNNNNNNNNNNNNNNNNNNNNNNNNNNNNNNNNNNNNNNNNNNNNNNNNNNNNNNNNNNNNNNNNNNNNNNNNNNNNNNNNNNNNNNNNNNNNNNNNNNNNNNNNNNNNNNNNNNNNNNNNNNNNNNNNNNNNNNNNNNNNNNNNNNNNNNNNNNNNNNNNNNNNNNNNNNNNNNNNNNNNNNNNNNNNNNNNNNNNNNNNNNNNNNNNNNNNNNNNNNNNNNNNNNNNNNNNNNNNNNNNNNNNNNNNNNNNNNNNNNNNNNNNNNNNNNNNNNNNNNNNNNNNNNNNNNNNNNNNNNNNNNNNNNNNNNNNNNNNNNNNNNNNNNNNNNNNNNNNNNNNNNNNNNNNNNNNNNNNNNNNNNNNNNNNNNNNNNNNNNNNNNNNNNNNNNNNNNNNNNNNNNNNNNNNNNNNNNNNNNNNNNNNNNNNNNNNNNNNNNNNNNNNNNNNNNNNNNNNNNNNNNNNNNNNNNNNNNNNNNNNNNNNNNNNNNNNNNNNNNNNNNNNNNNNNNNNNNNNNNNNNNNNNNNNNNNNNNNNNNNNNNNNNNNNNNNNNNNNNNNNNNNNNNNNNNNNNNNNNNNNNNNNNNNNNNNNNNNNNNNNNNNNNNNNNNNNNNNNNNNNNNNNNNNNNNNNNNNNNNNNNNNNNNNNNNNNNNNNNNNNNNNNNNNNNNNNNNNNNNNNNNNNNNNNNNNNNNNNNNNNNNNNNNNNNNNNNNNNNNNNNNNNNNNNNNNNNNNNNNNNNNNNNNNNNNNNNNNNNNNNNNNNNNNNNNNNNNNNNNNNNNNNNNNNNNNNNNNNNNNNNNNNNNNNNNNNNNNNNNNNNNNNNNNNNNNNNNNNNNNNNNNNNNNNNNNNNNNNNNNNNNNNNNNNNNNNNNNNNNNNNNNNNNNNNNNNNNNNNNNNNNNNNNNNNNNNNNNNNNNNNNNNNNNNNNNNNNNNNNNNNNNNNNNNNNNNNNNNNNNNNNNNNNNNNNNNNNNNNNNNNNNNNNNNNNNNNNNNNNNNNNNNNNNNNNNNNNNNNNNNNNNNNNNNNNNNNNNNNNNNNNNNNNNNNNNNNNNNNNNNNNNNNNNNNNNNNNNNNNNNNNNNNNNNNNNNNNNNNNNNNNNNNNNNNNNNNNNNNNNNNNNNNNNNNNNNNNNNNNNNNNNNNNNNNNNNNNNNNNNNNNNNNNNNNNNNNNNNNNNNNNNNNNNNNNNNNNNNNNNNNNNNNNNNNNNNNNNNNNNNNNNNNNNNNNNNNNNNNNNNNNNNNNNNNNNNNNNNNNNNNNNNNNNNNNNNNNNNNNNNNNNNNNNNNNNNNNNNNNNNNNNNNNNNNNNNNNNNNNNNNNNNNNNNNNNNNNNNNNNNNNNNNNNNNNNNNNNNNNNNNNNNNNNNNNNNNNNNNNNNNNNNNNNNNNNNNNNNNNNNNNNNNNNNNNNNNNNNNNNNNNNNNNNNNNNNNNNNNNNNNNNNNNNNNNNNNNNNNNNNNNNNNNNNNNNNNNNNNNNNNNNNNNNNNNNNNNNNNNNNNNNNNNNNNNNNNNNNNNNNNNNNNNNNNNNNNNNNNNNNNNNNNNNNNNNNNNNNNNNNNNNNNNNNNNNNNNNNNNNNNNNNNNNNNNNNNNNNNNNNNNNNNNNNNNNNNNNNNNNNNNNNNNNNNNNNNNNNNNNNNNNNNNNNNNNNNNNNNNNNNNNNNNNNNNNNNNNNNNNNNNNNNNNNNNNNNNNNNNNNNNNNNNNNNNNNNNNNNNNNNNNNNNNNNNNNNNNNNNNNNNNNNNNNNNNNNNNNNNNNNNNNNNNNNNNNNNNNNNNNNNNNNNNNNNNNNNNNNNNNNNNNNNNNNNNNNNNNNNNNNNNNNNNNNNNNNNNNNNNNNNNNNNNNNNNNNNNNNNNNNNNNNNNNNNNNNNNNNNNNNNNNNNNNNNNNNNNNNNNNNNNNNNNNNNNNNNNNNNNNNNNNNNNNNNNNNNNNNNNNNNNNNNNNNNNNNNNNNNNNNNNNNNNNNNNNNNNNNNNNNNNNNNNNNNNNNNNNNNNNNNNNNNNNNNNNNNNNNNNNNNNNNNNNNNNNNNNNNNNNNNNNNNNNNNNNNNNNNNNNNNNNNNNNNNNNNNNNNNNNNNNNNNNNNNNNNNNNNNNNNNNNNNNNNNNNNNNNNNNNNNNNNNNNNNNNNNNNNNNNNNNNNNNNNNNNNNNNNNNNNNNNNNNNNNNNNNNNNNNNNNNNNNNNNNNNNNNNNNNNNNNNNNNNNNNNNNNNNNNNNNNNNNNNNNNNNNNNNNNNNNNNNNNNNNNNNNNNNNNNNNNNNNNNNNNNNNNNNNNNNNNNNNNNNNNNNNNNNNNNNNNNNNNNNNNNNNNNNNNNNNNNNNNNNNNNNNNNNNNNNNNNNNNNNNNNNNNNNNNNNNNNNNNNNNNNNNNNNNNNNNNNNNNNNNNNNNNNNNNNNNNNNNNNNNNNNNNNNNNNNNNNNNNNNNNNNNNNNNNNNNNNNNNNNNNNNNNNNNNNNNNNNNNNNNNNNNNNNNNNNNNNNNNNNNNNNNNNNNNNNNNNNNNNNNNNNNNNNNNNNNNNNNNNNNNNNNNNNNNNNNNNNNNNNNNNNNNNNNNNNNNNNNNNNNNNNNNNNNNNNNNNNNNNNNNNNNNNNNNNNNNNNNNNNNNNNNNNNNNNNNNNNNNNNNNNNNNNNNNNNNNNNNNNNNNNNNNNNNNNNNNNNNNNNNNNNNNNNNNNNNNNNNNNNNNNNNNNNNNNNNNNNNNNNNNNNNNNNNNNNNNNNNNNNNNNNNNNNNNNNNNNNNNNNNNNNNNNNNNNNNNNNNNNNNNNNNNNNNNNNNNNNNNNNNNNNNNNNNNNNNNNNNNNNNNNNNNNNNNNNNNNNNNNNNNNNNNNNNNNNNNNNNNNNNNNNNNNNNNNNNNNNNNNNNNNNNNNNNNNNNNNNNNNNNNNNNNNNNNNNNNNNNNNNNNNNNNNNNNNNNNNNNNNNNNNNNNNNNNNNNNNNNNNNNNNNNNNNNNNNNNNNNNNNNNNNNNNNNNNNNNNNNNNNNNNNNNNNNNNNNNNNNNNNNNNNNNNNNNNNNNNNNNNNNNNNNNNNNNNNNNNNNNNNNNNNNNNNNNNNNNNNNNNNNNNNNNNNNNNNNNNNNNNNNNNNNNNNNNNNNNNNNNNNNNNNNNNNNNNNNNNNNNNNNNNNNNNNNNNNNNNNNNNNNNNNNNNNNNNNNNNNNNNNNNNNNNNNNNNNNNNNNNNNNNNNNNNNNNNNNNNNNNNNNNNNNNNNNNNNNNNNNNNNNNNNNNNNNNNNNNNNNNNNNNNNNNNNNNNNNNNNNNNNNNNNNNNNNNNNNNNNNNNNNNNNNNNNNNNNNNNNNNNNNNNNNNNNNNNNNNNNNNNNNNNNNNNNNNNNNNNNNNNNNNNNNNNNNNNNNNNNNNNNNNNNNNNNNNNNNNNNNNNNNNNNNNNNNNNNNNNNNNNNNNNNNNNNNNNNNNNNNNNNNNNNNNNNNNNNNNNNNNNNNNNNNNNNNNNNNNNNNNNNNNNNNNNNNNNNNNNNNNNNNNNNNNNNNNNNNNNNNNNNNNNNNNNNNNNNNNNNNNNNNNNNNNNNNNNNNNNNNNNNNNNNNNNNNNNNNNNNNNNNNNNNNNNNNNNNNNNNNNNNNNNNNNNNNNNNNNNNNNNNNNNNNNNNNNNNNNNNNNNNNNNNNNNNNNNNNNNNNNNNNNNNNNNNNNNNNNNNNNNNNNNNNNNNNNNNNNNNNNNNNNNNNNNNNNNNNNNNNNNNNNNNNNNNNNNNNNNNNNNNNNNNNNNNNNNNNNNNNNNNNNNNNNNNNNNNNNNNNNNNNNNNNNNNNNNNNNNNNNNNNNNNNNNNNNNNNNNNNNNNNNNNNNNNNNNNNNNNNNNNNNNNNNNNNNNNNNNNNNNNNNNNNNNNNNNNNNNNNNNNNNNNNNNNNNNNNNNNNNNNNNNNNNNNNNNNNNNNNNNNNNNNNNNNNNNNNNNNNNNNNNNNNNNNNNNNNNNNNNNNNNNNNNNNNNNNNNNNNNNNNNNNNNNNNNNNNNNNNNNNNNNNNNNNNNNNNNNNNNNNNNNNNNNNNNNNNNNNNNNNNNNNNNNNNNNNNNNNNNNNNNNNNNNNNNNNNNNNNNNNNNNNNNNNNNNNNNNNNNNNNNNNNNNNNNNNNNNNNNNNNNNNNNNNNNNNNNNNNNNNNNNNNNNNNNNNNNNNNNNNNNNNNNNNNNNNNNNNNNNNNNNNNNNNNNNNNNNNNNNNNNNNNNNNNNNNNNNNNNNNNNNNNNNNNNNNNNNNNNNNNNNNNNNNNNNNNNNNNNNNNNNNNNNNNNNNNNNNNNNNNNNNNNNNNNNNNNNNNNNNNNNNNNNNNNNNNNNNNNNNNNNNNNNNNNNNNNNNNNNNNNNNNNNNNNNNNNNNNNNNNNNNNNNNNNNNNNNNNNNNNNNNNNNNNNNNNNNNNNNNNNNNNNNNNNNNNNNNNNNNNNNNNNNNNNNNNNNNNNNNNNNNNNNNNNNNNNNNNNNNNNNNNNNNNNNNNNNNNNNNNNNNNNNNNNNNNNNNNNNNNNNNNNNNNNNNNNNNNNNNNNNNNNNNNNNNNNNNNNNNNNNNNNNNNNNNNNNNNNNNNNNNNNNNNNNNNNNNNNNNNNNNNNNNNNNNNNNNNNNNNNNNNNNNNNNNNNNNNNNNNNNNNNNNNNNNNNNNNNNNNNNNNNNNNNNNNNNNNNNNNNNNNNNNNNNNNNNNNNNNNNNNNNNNNNNNNNNNNNNNNNNNNNNNNNNNNNNNNNNNNNNNNNNNNNNNNNNNNNNNNNNNNNNNNNNNNNNNNNNNNNNNNNNNNNNNNNNNNNNNNNNNNNNNNNNNNNNNNNNNNNNNNNNNNNNNNNNNNNNNNNNNNNNNNNNNNNNNNNNNNNNNNNNNNNNNNNNNNNNNNNNNNNNNNNNNNNNNNNNNNNNNNNNNNNNNNNNNNNNNNNNNNNNNNNNNNNNNNNNNNNNNNNNNNNNNNNNNNNNNNNNNNNNNNNNNNNNNNNNNNNNNNNNNNNNNNNNNNNNNNNNNNNNNNNNNNNNNNNNNNNNNNNNNNNNNNNNNNNNNNNNNNNNNNNNNNNNNNNNNNNNNNNNNNNNNNNNNNNNNNNNNNNNNNNNNNNNNNNNNNNNNNNNNNNNNNNNNNNNNNNNNNNNNNNNNNNNNNNNNNNNNNNNNNNNNNNNNNNNNNNNNNNNNNNNNNNNNNNNNNNNNNNNNNNNNNNNNNNNNNNNNNNNNNNNNNNNNNNNNNNNNNNNNNNNNNNNNNNNNNNNNNNNNNNNNNNNNNNNNNNNNNNNNNNNNNNNNNNNNNNNNNNNNNNNNNNNNNNNNNNNNNNNNNNNNNNNNNNNNNNNNNNNNNNNNNNNNNNNNNNNNNNNNNNNNNNNNNNNNNNNNNNNNNNNNNNNNNNNNNNNNNNNNNNNNNNNNNNNNNNNNNNNNNNNNNNNNNNNNNNNNNNNNNNNNNNNNNNNNNNNNNNNNNNNNNNNNNNNNNNNNNNNNNNNNNNNNNNNNNNNNNNNNNNNNNNNNNNNNNNNNNNNNNNNNNNNNNNNNNNNNNNNNNNNNNNNNNNNNNNNNNNNNNNNNNNNNNNNNNNNNNNNNNNNNNNNNNNNNNNNNNNNNNNNNNNNNNNNNNNNNNNNNNNNNNNNNNNNNNNNNNNNNNNNNNNNNNNNNNNNNNNNNNNNNNNNNNNNNNNNNNNNNNNNNNNNNNNNNNNNNNNNNNNNNNNNNNNNNNNNNNNNNNNNNNNNNNNNNNNNNNNNNNNNNNNNNNNNNNNNNNNNNNNNNNNNNNNNNNNNNNNNNNNNNNNNNNNNNNNNNNNNNNNNNNNNNNNNNNNNNNNNNNNNNNNNNNNNNNNNNNNNNNNNNNNNNNNNNNNNNNNNNNNNNNNNNNNNNNNNNNNNNNNNNNNNNNNNNNNNNNNNNNNNNNNNNNNNNNNNNNNNNNNNNNNNNNNNNNNNNNNNNNNNNNNNNNNNNNNNNNNNNNNNNNNNNNNNNNNNNNNNNNNNNNNNNNNNNNNNNNNNNNNNNNNNNNNNNNNNNNNNNNNNNNNNNNNNNNNNNNNNNNNNNNNNNNNNNNNNNNNNNNNNNNNNNNNNNNNNNNNNNNNNNNNNNNNNNNNNNNNNNNNNNNNNNNNNNNNNNNNNNNNNNNNNNNNNNNNNNNNNNNNNNNNNNNNNNNNNNNNNNNNNNNNNNNNNNNNNNNNNNNNNNNNNNNNNNNNNNNNNNNNNNNNNNNNNNNNNNNNNNNNNNNNNNNNNNNNNNNNNNNNNNNNNNNNNNNNNNNNNNNNNNNNNNNNNNNNNNNNNNNNNNNNNNNNNNNNNNNNNNNNNNNNNNNNNNNNNNNNNNNNNNNNNNNNNNNNNNNNNNNNNNNNNNNNNNNNNNNNNNNNNNNNNNNNNNNNNNNNNNNNNNNNNNNNNNNNNNNNNNNNNNNNNNNNNNNNNNNNNNNNNNNNNNNNNNNNNNNNNNNNNNNNNNNNNNNNNNNNNNNNNNNNNNNNNNNNNNNNNNNNNNNNNNNNNNNNNNNNNNNNNNNNNNNNNNNNNNNNNNNN
The Poecilia reticulata strain Guanapo linkage group LG17, Guppy_female_1.0+MT, whole genome shotgun sequence DNA segment above includes these coding regions:
- the LOC103480026 gene encoding protein tilB homolog, which produces MFQVVLPAEVKPDSSTARRSQTTGHLVLTMPRAEGELRVQKPAPRRRRDAPSRSSAEDRNRKDQIPERLEVDPSKRKSVDIANIVSERSSGEDQEEDRDLTAELPDGLLDHPEVPPLI